A window from Malassezia restricta chromosome I, complete sequence encodes these proteins:
- a CDS encoding nonsense-mediated mRNA decay protein 3 yields the protein MEYHAPAPQRMVLCADCGIPIEPNNANRCVNCLRNSIDITELIPKTATINFCKNCERYLNPPNTWVIAELESRELLAICLKKLRGLKSVRLIDANFVWTEPHSKRLRVKLTVQKEVFTSTILERAFEVEIIVQYGQCPDCTRLAAKNMWRAAVQVRQKVPHKRTFLYLEQLILKYNAHRETVSVQEKKDGLDFFYVQRAHAIRMCEFLASVVPVRSTKSEQLISMDVHTSSSNYKFTYSVEIVPLCKDDLVCLPLHVARSLGNIGQFVLPFRISNVIKLIDPVTLQMADLTAEKYWREPFPALCTIPEMVEFLVLDIEPLGTVAHGPHGQVMHKFMAADAQVSPLHANTFGESDAVFYVRTHLGHILQPGDTVMGYYLATSNFNSAIYDAVPEERRPDVVLVKKSYPERKRRSKRNWKLKSIAKEADDPTASEHYTGRGALGRRGGLDSQRVEQDYELFLRDLEEDDEMRANVNLYKDKVRMAQEEERRRRREVAYRDPQAMDDEDEPAGEPMVDGDDGLTTDNESEYGSDSELPRVQLDELLDDMDEMAIEEQE from the coding sequence CAAGAATTGCGAGAGATACTTGAATCCGCCCAATACATGGGTCATTGCTGAGCTTGAAAGCCGTGAACTTCTCGCTATTTGCTTGAAGAAGCTCCGTGGTCTTAAGTCTGTGCGTCTAATCGATGCCAACTTCGTGTGGACCGAGCCACACAGCAAAAGACTGCGCGTCAAACTTACAGTGCAGAAAGAGGTGTTCACCTCAACAATTCTAGAGCGTGCTTTTGAAGTTGAAATCATTGTACAATATGGCCAGTGCCCCGATTGCACTCGTCTCGCAGCCAAAAACATGTGGCGTGCAGCCGTGCAAGTCCGTCAGAAGGTACCGCATAAGCGTACTTTCTTGTACTTGGAGCAGCTTATTCTGAAGTACAATGCGCACCGCGAAACCGTATCTGTTCAGGAAAAGAAGGATGGTCTCGACTTTTTCTACGTGCAGCGTGCCCACGCCATCCGCATGTGTGAGTTCCTTGCGAGTGTTGTGCCAGTTCGTTCTACCAAATCAGAGCAGTTGATCAGCATGGATGTGCACACAAGTTCGAGTAACTACAAATTCACCTACAGTGTAGAAATTGTGCCATTGTGCAAGGATGACTTGGTGTGCCTACCGCTCCATGTCGCGCGTTCCCTTGGTAATATTGGACAGTTTGTGTTACCCTTCCGCATCAGCAATGTGATCAAACTCATTGACCCTGTCACACTCCAAATGGCTGATCTGACGGCTGAAAAATATTGGCGTGAGCCATTCCCTGCACTCTGCACCATCCCTGAAATGGTCGAATTCCTTGTGCTCGATATTGAGCCTCTCGGAACAGTGGCCCACGGACCCCACGGACAGGTCATGCATAAATTTATGGCTGCGGATGCACAGGTATCGCCGCTACATGCCAATACGTTTGGCGAGTCAGACGCCGTGTTTTACGTGCGTACGCATCTGGGACATATCCTGCAGCCCGGCGACACGGTCATGGGTTATTATCTCGCCACGTCGAATTTCAACTCTGCAATCTACGATGCCGTACCAGAAGAACGGCGACCAGATGTGGTTTTGGTGAAAAAGAGCTACCCAGAGCGCAAGCGCCGATCCAAGCGCAACTGGAAACTTAAGAGCATTGCCAAGGAAGCCGATGACCCGACTGCCAGTGAACACTATACGGGACGCGGTGCACTCGGTCGTCGCGGAGGTTTGGACtcgcagcgtgtcgagcaAGACTACGAACTATTCCTTCGTGACctggaagaagacgacgaaATGCGTGCGAATGTCAACTTGTACAAGGACAAGGTACGCATGGCTcaggaagaggagcgtcgtcgtcgtcgcgaggTCGCGTACCGCGACCCACAGGCTATggatgatgaagatgagCCAGCTGGTGAGCCTATGGTCGATGGCGATGACGGCTTGACGACCGATAACGAAAGCGAGTATGGCTCGGACAGTGAGTTGCCGCGTGTTCagctcgatgagctgctggatgatATGGACGAAATGGCTATTGAAGAGCAGGAGTAG